TGGTGTGGTAGGCCAAAAAGATCTAAAGTGAGAAGAGAAGTTAAACAAATATgctgattttatttttctccatTTGTAAATTTCAGTGTGCAATCTCGTACCAATATTATAGAAAAACTAACTCTTTTGGTTTTTTCAATATGATAGCAAGTGAAAGTGCTCACCATGCTTACAGAGTTTGTTTGGCCATGGCTTTCCTTTTGGTCACAGCAAGTCATGAGAAATTATACCACTGGAACACTTGTTGAGTTCGatttctgaatttctgatcACATGTGCAGTTGCAGACACGCAGTTGCAGGTTCTACGTCGAGCTGCCCAGTGACTGCCTGAACATTACCTGCAGGTAAAAAATGCTTCTTTTCGAGAAATTTGAGACTGCTACGTAAGCCCTACGTTTAGAGTGCGGAAGTTTAACCTAATCAATTATTGCCGTTGTAACTTAGATAACGATTGGCATTACATAGTACATTTCCGTTGATCTATTCGATTGCAGGTGTGGATTTGAGTTCTGCTAAGCGATGGGAGCTGATAGATGACGGCTGTCCTGGGGCATGAAGTAGGTACGGATGATGCTAATTAGTATACTTTCTCTGGTTTCTCATGTGAACCATCAATTGTGTTTCTTTGTCTCCTCTCTGATCTAGAGATTGTTGGGAGGTTCTCCTGACTTGGTCTTAATTAACAAGTAATGTCTGGTGATTGTACGTATTGTCTGCTTTGATTTAAGCTAAGTATGATGCCCTTAAAGTTTTGTAATGTGTTACACCGTTGCTTGTGTGGTCCAATTGCCTCAAAGCAAGTATTGTGTGGGGCTTGAATTAGATGTACTTCGTTTGATGCTGAAATAAGGAATTATTGGGTAAACATGCTACTGCTTACGTAGAAATGTTTCTCTTGGTGAAATTTGTGCTTGTGGGTTGTTGATACTTTGATGTTACTTTTTTTTGGTTGCATGGCATTGCCTATTAATCTTCTCTTCCGATGTATTGCCTATCCTAGTTCTACATATTGATTCTGAAGTAGCCATTGGATCCAAAGCTGTAGCGAAGATGGTCTCCTGCACACGAGAGCGGTGTAGCGAATATGGTCCTCTTAGGGTATgtatatgattttagtgattaatgacaacatagtcaataagattaacatgtttgtcaagtatatactttagtaggtctcacggATGCAACAAAAAAAGGTTACTCGAAGCTAGGACAATAAGAGGAATGAAATAGACTTGTCCCATGAATTTTTATGTGATCAATTGTGATGGTTTTCTGTAcaatcttgtagagctctttacaagctttctatagagtccaaGTTCAGTAAAATCGGAGTttggagcgaaaagttataTCCAAAATACGTATTGTTGTTTCGGATGAAATTGTatacaccggatattccgacgCTCACAAAAAAAGCTTTggtgttcaaaaaaaaaatactccaacATTCACAAAAAGTTTGCAGCGAAGTCTAATACACGTTGGATGTTCTggcgttcacaaaatgaacacgtcAGACCATTTTTTTCAGAGATGTTGCAAATGGCTCGGTTAGCATAGTATGCACGCCGGGTGTTCCGGCTTGAACATTATGCTGGACCTTTCGGtgttcacaagaaagaaagtggAGTTCTAACGACTAGTTTGTAGTGAGTACACGCCGAATGTTCCAatgcttgtaatgttgcacacgccGGACCATTCGTTGAGTATAATAAAATATGACCGTTGGGGCAACGGTTAGTCcgtagggttgaggctataaatacccctgcactcggtcatttgaaggtgctgaagTCCAGTGAAGCTCACATACATTTGAGAaaacatctaagccaccaaagtgtttaaagtgatcatttaagacaattaatcacataattagagagtgattagtgctaatacgtctagagagagttgtgtctaggCATTACTGTCTAGAGATGGGATCAAGTAGTGATcctaccaagtggtacgctagcaccaagtggtacgctagcaccttagagtcttagtgactcgccggcatcttgggctttggtggttcaagcttgttgaccctttaacttggtgtggagaggcgaCAAGACTTTTGTACGGGGATAATAAGACTCTTGCCTtgttggctcaagctccgaagtgaagacagcgacaagtgactggaagagaggtttGTGATGAGGTCTTACCTTGGTAACTCAAGGGCCGTGACCGAGTGCTGTACAGGAGCTATAGTGCcgtccgggagctatagcctaggtgtctactccaacgtggactaacgTTTATACTATCAATAACACGGGATAAAtttcttgtgctgagtttgctatCTCTATCAtctttacattttcgcatttaatTTTTGCAATCTATCATTACatatttaccttcatagagtagtgTTCTAGGTttggctatatgttgtaaatctttgaacggtagagtagacacactaaatgaACTTAGAGtgtatttagataaaaattgatatagatttatcttgtgaaatttttagagtcaattagttttaagtatcctaattcatcctCATCTTAAGACGTCACAGATCCCTTCAGACAGCCCGCTAGGTTAGTTAGGGCATAGCCATAGAGACGAACCTATAGGAACAATTCAGCAACATGTCTACAATGGTGCGTGTTTTTCCTGAAGCTTCCTTCTTctattcataatattggaattgATTGGTCCtttataaattaaaaattagctTGAACTGAAGTCAAGAAGTATCTAATATTGGTTTAGAACTCTTCTTTTTGGGGGAAACAactaaatgatatttttttttcccatGGGCTATATATAGGTCATGGGACAGTGCGATCATCTGCCCACTGGAGGACAACACAGATGCTTGATAGTTAGACTACAATAAAAAGCCACAACGAAGCACTCTTTTTCAAGAAATGATAAAGTGGCTTTGAATATGCAGCACATAGCTCTATCTGCTTCTGAAATCACTTCTCTGGTCATACAATGTGATGCTTCCATTGTGAAATCACTTACTGGCCATACAATGTGATGCTTCCATTGTGAAATCACTTATACGGTCACTCGTTGCAACATATATTCACTGTGAAATTTTTTGTGTTATGGTAATTTCAGATTTCATTCATATGTATACTCATTGCAATATATATACATTTCtgggaaaattgcaaattttAGAAGACAACAGATGACCAAAGCATGCATCACATTATCCACTACAACAGGTTTTCACATACACATCCATGGCCAACATTTATGTCATGTCCTTAAGGTTTGCAACTACCTAGACATGGCTAACATACTACTGCATGTACATTGCAGTGATCAATACATGGAATCCCGTGGGACATACAACGCAAAAGACTTTCCCAGCTGAGTCACCATCTGAGTTCAAGTTCTCCCTTCTTCCTGTGATCCTTGCAGCTGTGAGAAATTTCTGCATTTTTTCCTTCTTACGCAGCAGCTGTGAGAAAGCAACAATTGCTCTGTGATCCTTGCGGCTCTatccaaaggaaaaaaatcgCACTGTGGCTGCATTACACAACAATGTCATCAGGCAGCTGAAAAAAAATGAGCTCCTGCGATGCACAAAAAGACCTTTTGTGTGCTGATATACAAATATGCTATAAGTTTTTGTTTTGTATACAAGGAAGATAATGATCAAATATAAAAACCTTGCCCCTTGATACCTGGTAATCGTATTTGTTCAATCCAGTTATCAGTGTTGAGCTACAATAAATAGCATTGGAAAGATCATATATATGCTCTGCATTTTTGTCCGTGTCTGAGTTCAGGCAGTATATTAATGGCAATGGAGGGAAACCGTGCTATCTAAAAGATAATCATGGAACTAAAGCAAGGAAAAGTAGCacaaatttcataaaaaaaggaGCTCAGTTTTGATATAGAACAACTCAGCATCTCAATTAAGACGAACGGATGGTGTCTCTGAGCCGGGGAAGCAGAGGAGGAGAGAACGCAAGGCCAAATTGtggcaaatttggaaatttagacaacatacgcgaccgtatttgcgaaaatagacaacatgtcgacgtatttgcaaatctagcactcgtattcggtatctcaaataccgaaatttgaatttcggaaactgaaaatccgaaaacaccgtattcggcaactgaggtaccgaatacggcactgtgggctgtattcggcacctcagttgccgaatacaccctgtactctgctgtattcggcaactgaggtgccgaatacagcccacagtgccgtattcggcacctcagttgccgaattcagTACATCATGTCACTTCCACGTCCTATCGATGCTTTCGGTGTGTGCGTGCCAGCGGGATGCTGCTTTTGCGCTTAATAAAAGCCCTGGCtcgcagaagagagaagggagaagagaagagagcagcaaaggagagaagggagaagagaagagagcagcaaaggagagaagggagaagaaaagagagcagcaacggagcaacgctaggagaagcagctcgagcagagggGGCAGCTGGAGAGGATCAACGTGAGCAGTAGCCGCGCTCAATTTCCTTAAGGTAAGTTTttagattacgtagttaattagtaattataattagatttttcttagttcgttCGGAAGTATATTAATCAtttcgtcagtatattgttaaattcattcaagtacatttgattaattatattattttggtaaattagagtatttaaattaatgatttagttgggttatataatttttattagtaagtgtgattagattctttacttaatatagtaacatgaatttacgggatttaatctaggtaattagttttattaaagtaatataattacgtagttaattagtaattataattagatttttcttagttcgtttagaagtatattagtcatttcgtcagtatattgttaaattcattcaagtacatttgattaattatattattttggtaaattagagtatttaaattaatgatttagttgggttatataagttttattagtaagtgtgattagattctttacttaatatagtaacatgaatttacgtgatttaatctaggtaattagttttattaaagtaatataattaatcaattaacttgattaattagtttaatcacttaggtttggtagaaccatagaagatagtgtccagtagcaacaaagatgcatattagttgtatattgcactatttaattagtattatttttgtacttattatttattacatgtatatttatttaggagatacggtatgatttttcatatttattatggagaacgtcccacagttttgcacgggagacttgtaacaattctgaactgccagcacatagagagttcggttgaggtacctattgatctagatggcctgaaatcacatattatgcgccttttgcgtgtgaaccagcagtcccatactgttgtcttagagggtgtacggccgcggcttgttccaaatagctcggtcattgtccatacgttgtttgagatgagtaggaacaacgcatgggctttgtactcacgcaaggcattggaggagaactttgatatggcggtgtacgtaaacatagtgtcacgactggtgcaaggtgatgcagtgaccacTGTGGAAGGCTCAAGCCaggaggtgatgcatgaagaggatggagggcatgtcggggagggcagttccagtagagagggaggtagagtggaccctggtgaggtcgatgcaggatgcatggataatgaagacggtggtagcggggatgaagaagctactgacaatgatgacccggtcccggcgatccagtacttttgtggtactgggctcctggagtgtgtcgtcgttgagtataacaccttatttaactggggataccagaatagcgacattcaggtcgggcaacagtttcgtaacagaggggaggtcatccactttattagcaactatgctgtaataacaagaagggaccacaagtgcgcccggtctaaccctacggagtatgaggtcaggtgtacgaagcacccgaattgcccttacttcgtaggagcacatcagccgaaatatgagaactattttgtgattagtagacacaccccacatacatgcagcgaagaggctattaggaatgtcagccacgccgttgatgcgaggttcgtagcccaactcctcatcacgcttattggcacagaaatttgtttgtcgccaaaatcgattatgggggaggtgcacactaagactggcatgcttatcaattaccacaccgcgtggcgagcgaagcagaaggcgttgaagatgctgtttggaagcttcgaagagtcatacaacaatgctccgagactgctgcagaagattgccatgacgaatccagggactcagtgggccatggcggatgagccgatcaggctagatgatgggtcatatagcaccactgaccgatacctcattaggttattctggtcctttggacaatgcatcgaagcattcaggcattgtaggccggttgtatgcgtggatgccacatttctaagcggcaagttccatggtacccttatgacagcaatggcggcggatgcaaataatcagatcattcctctcgcctttgcaatggttgagagtgaaaacaatgatagttggttgtggttcctcaccttggtaaggacacgtgtcgtgggaaatagggaacgagtttgcgtcatctcagaccgcaacaagggtcttctgcatgcgttggacgtgctgcataatagcacaaactgctccattgcatggcctgatgtggagagaagatggtgcatgcgacacttgggcgcgaacctgtacacaaggtaccgcagcaagtcgcttgtaaagagattcaaagagctatgtcttcagaaccagcaggcgaagttcaacgagatatggagagagttaaatgagaccactcgcaagatgatggcagaccagcaagcaggggaggatcaactgcgggcgcaaatggttgggggccaaactatcgttagtcgttcacgtggtacatttagccagtggatagcggggaagccggcggagcgttgggcccttatccatgacactcatggtgccaggttagcgcatagaattgtaatgatcatattgtaccgattcttatgcaaatagccattctaaaattattgtatcccatgttaggtactccatcatgacaacgaacaaagcggaggcgttcaacaatgtcctgaagggagtacggggcctcccgttgtgtgccattattgagctcacattctacagaacggcggactactttcgagaccgtggtaatgctgctatgaagtgcagcacacggttttcacctaaggtggagcaaatcatatcaagaaggaggagcaaggcacactttcatcggtcgaggatctacgacttggccaacaatgactttgaggtcatgtgccgccgtaggtatgcttcagggtatagcgctggggacaccgtgcagcaatgtcaacttggacctaacgaggtgaagtgcacatgcaataagccaaaactgcaccatatcccgtgctcgcatgtcttagccgcttgcagggacataggtggcaatgacggatcacagtacgtatcaccgtacttcacgatcgatgcattgaggagcacatggcttccaaagatgcgatcctttaacatcggaaccaactacaaatcgatcgagggccctaagtgggtaccttatccacgagcacgacgcacagatcctggaaggcctagatctacgaggctgcaaggtgacatggatgaagcagatgctgttgatggccttcgcaggtgcaaactttgcaaacaacctggacatgacaggaggacttgcacgacccgtcagtaaactatcagcccactgtcaaactgaactgtcttagagactttgtattgtaaaatgttattcacctgttagttgtactacttattgtgcattatgtggtttgcactgtacccctttagacaagaagtgaccattgtattgtaaatgtaattttatttatttatttcgtgtttcttaaatattcatggatccgtgttttgatgcagagacagagcgtaggtagtcagtgagcaagaaatctatggcgggatcctctagtacaggctttccatggacacctgcaacgatcgctatagcacttaatgcctccttacaggttgtgcgcgaaggaaacgatgatccgttaaaggagaacaacataatccaagccgtggtgaaattgcatgcaagacccataTGTTCTAGGTTAACCGCGCCACTCCAATGtgtaaccaccgaggaccttagggccctcttgtatcaccggcgtcaaatgtatctgagggtccgcgaactggccgaccatccttctgtgataggtttctctaggaggcaaagaacgatagtaatgtcgccagaccagtatgcatcccatattcaggtatgtcatataaacatttggtcaccctacttatcttatttccattgattcgaacgGCCCTATTCTACGTCAGGCTTTCCCGGAAGAcgaacagttgatcaacaaagaaatctcacacttcttgacgatgtgtatgctcttcggcgggggtgtgatgcctggttcgcgtagaagacgacgacagtcagcgaatcaaaggggtacagaggcgacctctacgaatcatccagataatgacgaggacgaagatgatgacgatttcatgccccccatgcctagacgttcgaacagaaatacaggagaaagttctaggaacactgcaagaggacgttcatgcacaacatcgagatgccatacaactgatagggaaataggacgtggtaccacctcggagaaacctcaagatgacgacgacgacgacaatttcatgccacaacgaccccgccctccgaggcttccatctccgaaggacaccgatgaccctgaaaatgatgatggatttgctcgtactcatttttacaacttcccagaaccacctcggagacgacaaccatcttacccggaTAGCTTTGACCATCGCACCTGGAATTCTTacgctaatttgcgtcgccactttccttcgccctaagcatctattgtaaccctatatattttattcccttaaggcatgatattatgttctttaggcgtatcgtacatgataatgtttgttgttgtttgttCTTTATGTGTAACCTCTATACCGGGTTCcatgctacttatgctttacaactactattgtttcctctgtactgagaatttcttaaattaataatacagtgaataagacataatagggatgacctcgacattaaaatcaataatacatgtgtcatgacaaATTATCCTGGCTACTCAACGGCGACGATGCCTCACACAATCTCCAggcgtgtaagcgtctggcgggtgtgtggctctcatcccagcatgttggtcgtaccccctccattgcggggcacacccacctagaccacgtatagcgttTAGGAAGCGGGATCCTCTTGTCCTCATGTACTCCCGGAGAGGGTTACGATCCCTCTGCGATGATGACCTGCTTGGTTCCCCAAAAGGTTGATCCGCTtgcgtatgcatctcatacgcctcttcagtctgtataagatgagggacatgtcagtaatacacagattttccaaagaaaaccaatataagtaacgcatcacttaccacaacatgaagtaggcgggcacgatcctcggggaagggtctggggcccggctgtacaggtccgctgagtaaggtggcacgcgtgcgcggacggtaccaagcaaggtagtcccagtacgtggccttgtcgtattgtccagcagtaATGATGACATCCACCGCAGCTGATTCTGTCCACCTCCGTATGTACTTGGCATTCTTGGATGCCCAGTCCTGCGTGCCTCCGCCCCCCTTTGAGCTCtacctgtacgtgacataaacagttataatttgttaacatggataaccaatgtactaaggcaacatacaataacacacttactcgtgcgcccgtccGGCGTCTCGTGGTGCTGGAACaggcaccacctgtcggtacccgaactgcctctgtacacgttctggagaatatacttccacgcagttcatgtacaacaagaagcatgtggtcaaccataagtctgcgtcacggctacaagaggatgccaggagtccaccatctgcaatttcttttactcgtgccatacgccatggatcccaatcCACTAGATCAGCGCTAAGGATGTCCAGGTCACTTATCACcctggagtagttaccatggtcttgc
The sequence above is drawn from the Phragmites australis chromosome 10, lpPhrAust1.1, whole genome shotgun sequence genome and encodes:
- the LOC133930750 gene encoding uncharacterized protein LOC133930750 gives rise to the protein MGEVHTKTGMLINYHTAWRAKQKALKMLFGSFEESYNNAPRLLQKIAMTNPGTQWAMADEPIRLDDGSYSTTDRYLIRLFWSFGQCIEAFRHCRPVVCVDATFLSGKFHGTLMTAMAADANNQIIPLAFAMVESENNDSWLWFLTLVRTRVVGNRERVCVISDRNKGLLHALDVLHNSTNCSIAWPDVERRWCMRHLGANLYTRYRSKSLVKRFKELCLQNQQAKFNEIWRELNETTRKMMADQQAGEDQLRAQMVGGQTIVSRSRGTFSQWIAGKPAERWALIHDTHGARYSIMTTNKAEAFNNVLKGVRGLPLCAIIELTFYRTADYFRDRGNAAMKCSTRFSPKVEQIISRRRSKAHFHRSRIYDLANNDFEVMCRRRYASGYSAGDTVQQCQLGPNEVKCTCNKPKLHHIPCSHVLAACRDIGGNDGSQYVSPYFTIDALRSTWLPKMRSFNIGTNYKSIEGPKWVPYPRARRTDPGRPRSTRLQGDMDEADAVDGLRRCKLCKQPGHDRRTCTTRQ